A window of the Gossypium hirsutum isolate 1008001.06 chromosome A05, Gossypium_hirsutum_v2.1, whole genome shotgun sequence genome harbors these coding sequences:
- the LOC107961053 gene encoding probable disease resistance protein At1g12290, with the protein MHPDICKLAEAVVEECAGLPLTLITIGRAMASKKTLREWEYAIEVLRQSAASVLPGVGKEMYPKLKFSYDCLPDERFRSCFLYCSLYPEDYFIDKDELVDFWIGEGFLDKHTNLSSARNQGHFIIGSLINACLLEKGHRNDRVKMHDVIRDMALWIAGESEKEKFFVKSGVQLKEQPKAKKWEEVTRMSLMGNQIENLTEILECPKLQTLFLGRNDLKVIMNDFFNSMPMLRVLDLSYNVNLEELLVGIAKLVSLEHLNLSETRIKKLPVELKALAKLKYLNLEWTRDLEMIPQQLISSFSKLQVLKMERCGYGCLLVLEEMEHLKYLNVLTLSFKSASELEKASRFNKFFSCAIERVCLEYFRDSRSLNIMALAKLQHLCTLRLSRCWDLEEVKIERNITEGAGCFHSLRTVILDECNHLRDVSWVTFAPHLEELYILDCKGLEEIISEEKLGEVAELKGNSNLFSKLEILHLWGLPKLKTIYQHALPFPQLKEIYIRRCPMLKKLPLNSNSAKGQRLVIFGEEGWWKDVEWEDESTKIAFLPSFRPF; encoded by the coding sequence ATGCATCCAGATATTTGCAAGTTAGCTGAAGCGGTGGTTGAAGAGTGTGCAGGGCTTCCTCTCACTCTCATTACAATTGGGCGAGCCATGGCATCCAAGAAGACCCTTCGAGAATGGGAATATGCCATAGAAGTTTTAAGGCAATCAGCAGCTTCTGTGTTGCCAGGGGTAGGGAAAGAGATGTATCCCAAGTTAAAATTCAGTTATGACTGTTTACCTGATGAAAGGTTCAGATCTTGTTTCTTGTATTGTTCTTTATATCCAGAAGATTATTTCATTGACAAAGACGAACTAGTAGATTTTTGGATCGGGGAAGGATTTTTGGACAAGCATACCAATTTGAGCAGTGCCAGAAACCAGGGACATTTCATTATAGGTTCTCTTATTAACGCATGCTTATTGGAGAAAGGACATAGAAATGATCGGGTAAAGATGCACGATGTGATTCGCGACATGGCTTTGTGGATTGCTGGTGAATCTGAGAAGGAGAAGTTTTTTGTAAAATCAGGTGTTCAGTTAAAGGAACAACCGAAAGCTAAAAAGTGGGAAGAGGTAACAAGAATGTCGCTGATGGGTAATCAAATTGAAAATCTAACTGAGATACTGGAATGTCCCAAACTCCAAACTCTGTTTCTTGGCAGGAATGATTTGAAGGTAATCATGAATGATTTCTTTAATTCTATGCCGATGCTAAGGGTTCTAGACTTGTCCTACAATGTGAATTTGGAAGAATTACTGGTAGGAATTGCAAAGTTGGTTTCACTAGAACATCTCAATTTGTCAGAGACAAGAATAAAAAAGTTGCCAGTCGAATTGAAGGCCCTAGCAAAGCTGAAATATTTGAATCTGGAGTGGACACGCGATCTAGAAATGATCCCACAACAATTGATATCCAGTTTCTCCAAGTTGCAAGTACTGAAAATGGAGAGATGTGGCTATGGATGTTTATTGGTTTTGGAGGAAATGGagcatttaaaatatttgaatgtgTTGACTCTTTCTTTTAAAAGCGCTTCGGAGTTGGAAAAAGCTTCGAGGTTCAACAAGTTCTTTAGCTGTGCCATTGAACGTGTATGCCTTGAATATTTCAGAGATTCAAGATCATTGAATATTATGGCTTTAGCAAAACTGCAGCATCTATGTACTTTAAGACTCTCGAGGTGTTGGGATCTAGAGGAAGTGAAGATCGAACGTAACATAACTGAAGGTGCAGGATGCTTCCATAGCCTTCGAACTGTAATCCTAGACGAATGCAATCATTTGAGGGATGTGAGTTGGGTAACTTTTGCTCCACATTTGGAAGAACTATATATATTGGATTGCAAAGGTTTAGAAGAAATCATCAGTGAAGAAAAACTTGGTGAAGTCGCTGAGCTAAAAGGAAATTCAAACTTGTTTTCTAAGCTAGAGATTTTGCATCTATGGGGTTTACCCAAACTAAAGACTATATACCAGCATGCTTTGCCTTTCCCACAGCTGAAGGAAATATACATTAGACGATGCCCAATGTTAAAGAAGCTCCCACTAAACTCCAATAGTGCAAAAGGACAGAGGCTGGTCATTTTTGGAGAGGAGGGATGGTGGAAAGATGTAGAATGGGAGGATGAATCCACTAAAATTGCTTTTCTCCCCTCTTTCAGACCTTTTTAA
- the LOC107961052 gene encoding probable disease resistance protein At5g63020: MGGCCSTHPRSSIKFGKQIAKKLQEVKDQKENGDFSDVASKPPPPSSTERPSEPTVGLEFYLNKVWSCLQKEQVGIIGIYGLGGVGKTTLLNQINNKFHDTTHDYHVIWAVASQDRPVERVQDQIAKRIGHSNEGWKSKSLDEKAEDIFKVLCKKKFALLLDDIWEWFDLTRAGIKWL, from the coding sequence ATGGGAGGTTGTTGCTCCACTCATCCTAGGTCCAGCATCAAGTTCGGGAAGCAAATTGCCAAAAAACTCCAAGAGGTGAAAGACCAGAAGGAGAATGGAGATTTCAGTGATGTGGCCAGCAAGCCACCACCTCCTTCATCAACTGAAAGACCTAGTGAGCCAACTGTGGGTTTAGAGTTCTATTTGAACAAGGTTTGGAGCTGTCTTCAAAAGGAACAAGTGGGAATTATTGGCATATATGGCTTAGGAGGGGTTGGCAAGACAACCCTCCTGAACCAAATCAATAACAAATTCCATGATACTACCCATGATTACCATGTCATTTGGGCAGTTGCATCACAAGATCGGCCAGTTGAGAGAGTCCAGGATCAAATTGCCAAAAGAATAGGCCATTCTAATGAAGGTTGGAAATCCAAGAGCCTTGATGAGAAAGCTGAAGACATCTTCAAGGTATTATGTAAAAAGAAGTTTGCATTGTTGTTGGATGATATATGGGAATGGTTTGATCTCACAAGAGCTGGGATAAAATGGCTCTAA